The following proteins come from a genomic window of Pseudomonas sp. WJP1:
- a CDS encoding polysaccharide deacetylase family protein — MRIVFLLTAWLLSFGVMAAPGDVATLDRSTWPEKLDSPTLFDVASRAEILMFARVLLASESLDEAALAQRLGLRTINLESVNRVRQRLWQRLLANYDFAQQSCDQDASFCFLVEDMATLREQAGKFQLSEDSYYIRWAEPSRLFHSQYLDEQLRKAALFPQASSEVDHFGDYERNGDAMHDRLFLLTFDSAANAVPDNTEWIAEYLRKANLSGTFFVLGKDLQARLGERSVASVQETWSTQCIGVQGWEFRSHSHWQDWQDSVRRSVELARNKLPENFVPLFRPPDGQRRADAGAFFKAQGLQVALWDIDAQDGAGKLKGNQSAQRVLTLMLLWRHGVINFNMKQEGVKTSLPWLITQTAQSGIGWEDCQEGFR; from the coding sequence TTGCGTATCGTTTTTCTGCTCACAGCCTGGCTCCTGAGCTTCGGCGTCATGGCGGCGCCGGGTGACGTGGCGACGCTGGATCGCAGCACCTGGCCGGAAAAACTCGACAGCCCGACCTTGTTTGATGTCGCGTCGCGTGCCGAAATCCTCATGTTCGCCCGGGTGCTGCTGGCCAGCGAGTCCCTGGACGAAGCCGCACTGGCGCAACGCCTGGGCCTGCGCACGATCAATCTGGAATCGGTCAATCGCGTTCGCCAGCGCCTCTGGCAGCGGCTGTTGGCCAACTACGATTTCGCCCAACAGAGTTGCGACCAGGATGCCTCCTTCTGTTTCCTGGTCGAGGACATGGCCACGTTGCGCGAGCAGGCCGGCAAGTTTCAGCTCAGTGAGGACAGCTACTACATAAGGTGGGCCGAACCGAGTCGCCTGTTCCACAGCCAGTACCTGGATGAGCAACTGCGCAAGGCGGCGCTGTTTCCGCAAGCCAGCAGTGAAGTCGATCATTTCGGTGACTATGAGCGCAATGGCGACGCGATGCATGACCGGCTGTTTCTCTTGACGTTCGACAGCGCCGCCAATGCCGTGCCGGACAATACCGAATGGATAGCCGAGTACCTGCGCAAGGCCAACCTGAGCGGCACTTTCTTCGTTCTCGGCAAGGATCTCCAGGCGCGTCTGGGCGAGCGTTCAGTGGCGAGCGTGCAAGAAACCTGGTCAACCCAGTGCATCGGTGTGCAAGGCTGGGAATTTCGCTCTCACAGCCACTGGCAGGACTGGCAGGACTCGGTACGCCGCAGCGTCGAGCTTGCCAGGAACAAACTGCCGGAGAACTTCGTGCCGCTGTTTCGCCCGCCCGATGGCCAGCGTCGTGCCGACGCCGGCGCTTTCTTCAAGGCCCAGGGCCTGCAGGTTGCCCTGTGGGACATCGACGCCCAGGACGGTGCCGGCAAGCTCAAGGGCAACCAGAGTGCGCAACGGGTGCTGACCCTGATGCTGCTGTGGCGCCATGGGGTGATCAATTTCAATATGAAGCAGGAGGGGGTGAAAACGTCGTTGCCCTGGCTGATCACACAAACGGCGCAAAGCGGCATCGGTTGGGAGGACTGTCAGGAAGGGTTTCGCTGA
- a CDS encoding PhoH family protein gives MDDHGRSSSSNQPILYVLDTNVLIHDPNALLNFEEHHVAIPMTVLEELDKLKSGHHSVAAECRQAIRLIDKTLGDASPEDVEQGVPIQRGKSGPKGLLSILMSKQAEPHIVLPEHLNDNRIINQLIDLHAREPKKPVVLVTKDINMRLKARACGIAAEDYSTDQLVDDVSLLPNGYHNMTGSFWDRVSKVETRQDHGRTWHQVQLIDNLPAVHINEFIIDEQGFVGWIKEIEEDKLLILDLHQEPLLHQEAWGLKPRDIYQSLALYALLDPDIHLVNLSGAAGSGKTILALAAAIEQTMVSKRYRRIIATRSVQGLDQEIGFLPGTEAEKMEPWLGAITDNLEALHMDDESTHGSVDYILSKVPLQFKSLNYIRGRSFQQSLILIDECQNLTPHQMKTIITRAGAGSKVVCLGNLAQIDTPYLSATSSGLTYLTERFKDFPNGVHITLQGVPRSILAEYAESHL, from the coding sequence ATGGATGATCACGGACGTAGCTCTTCTTCCAACCAGCCAATCCTTTATGTACTCGATACCAACGTATTGATTCACGATCCAAACGCGCTGCTCAACTTCGAAGAACACCACGTCGCGATCCCGATGACCGTGCTTGAAGAGCTCGACAAGCTCAAGAGCGGGCATCACAGCGTTGCCGCCGAATGTCGCCAGGCCATCCGGCTGATCGACAAGACCCTGGGCGATGCCTCACCCGAGGATGTCGAGCAGGGCGTGCCGATCCAGCGGGGCAAGAGCGGACCCAAGGGATTGCTGTCAATTCTGATGAGCAAGCAGGCCGAACCCCACATCGTTCTGCCTGAGCATCTGAACGACAACAGAATTATCAACCAGCTGATCGACCTGCACGCTCGTGAGCCGAAGAAGCCCGTGGTGCTGGTCACCAAAGACATCAACATGCGCCTCAAGGCCCGCGCCTGCGGGATCGCGGCCGAGGACTACAGCACCGACCAGTTGGTCGATGACGTATCGCTGCTTCCTAATGGCTATCACAACATGACCGGTTCCTTCTGGGACCGGGTGAGCAAGGTCGAGACCCGTCAGGACCACGGTCGCACCTGGCACCAGGTACAGTTGATCGACAATCTGCCAGCCGTGCATATCAATGAATTTATCATCGATGAGCAGGGGTTCGTCGGCTGGATCAAGGAGATCGAGGAAGACAAGCTGCTGATCCTTGACCTGCACCAGGAACCGTTGCTGCACCAGGAAGCCTGGGGCCTCAAGCCGCGTGACATCTATCAGAGCCTGGCGCTGTATGCCTTGCTCGATCCGGACATCCACCTGGTCAACCTGTCCGGTGCCGCAGGCTCCGGTAAAACCATCCTCGCGCTGGCCGCGGCCATCGAGCAGACCATGGTCAGCAAGCGCTACCGCCGCATCATCGCGACCCGCAGCGTGCAAGGCCTGGACCAGGAGATCGGCTTCCTGCCCGGCACCGAAGCGGAAAAAATGGAGCCTTGGCTGGGCGCCATCACCGACAACCTCGAAGCCTTGCACATGGATGACGAAAGCACCCATGGCAGCGTCGACTACATCCTCAGCAAAGTGCCGTTGCAGTTCAAATCCCTCAACTACATTAGGGGCCGCAGCTTCCAGCAGAGCCTGATCCTGATCGACGAATGCCAGAACCTGACACCGCACCAGATGAAAACCATCATCACCCGTGCCGGTGCCGGTTCCAAAGTGGTGTGCCTGGGCAACCTGGCACAGATCGACACCCCTTACCTGTCCGCGACCAGCTCCGGGCTGACGTACCTGACTGAACGCTTCAAGGATTTCCCTAACGGCGTGCACATCACCCTGCAAGGGGTGCCTCGTTCGATCCTGGCCGAATACGCCGAATCGCATCTGTAA
- the moaC gene encoding cyclic pyranopterin monophosphate synthase MoaC has product MLTHLDSQGRANMVDVTEKAVTFREATAQALVRMLPETLQMIVSGGHPKGDVFAVARIAGIQAAKKTSDLIPLCHPLMLTGVKVELSAEGDDSVRIVARCKLSGQTGVEMEALTAASVAALTIYDMCKAVDRGMTIESVRLLEKVGGKSGHFQADPS; this is encoded by the coding sequence GTGCTGACTCATCTCGATTCCCAAGGTCGCGCCAATATGGTCGACGTCACCGAAAAAGCCGTGACGTTCCGTGAAGCGACGGCCCAAGCGCTGGTGCGCATGCTGCCCGAAACTCTGCAGATGATCGTCAGCGGCGGTCACCCCAAGGGTGATGTGTTCGCCGTGGCGCGCATTGCCGGCATTCAGGCGGCGAAAAAAACCAGCGACCTGATTCCCCTGTGCCATCCGTTGATGTTGACTGGGGTCAAGGTCGAGCTCAGTGCCGAAGGCGACGACAGTGTGCGCATCGTGGCGCGCTGCAAGTTGTCCGGGCAGACCGGGGTCGAGATGGAAGCGCTGACGGCTGCCAGTGTCGCCGCCTTGACTATCTATGACATGTGCAAGGCCGTGGATCGCGGCATGACCATCGAAAGCGTGCGCCTGCTGGAGAAGGTCGGCGGCAAGAGCGGTCATTTCCAGGCGGATCCATCATGA
- the moaD gene encoding molybdopterin converting factor subunit 1 yields MNVTVKFFARYREALGVDSVKVEGQFATVDDVRALLAQREGADVLREQNLMCARNEDLCQLDEPVSDGDEVAFFPTVTGG; encoded by the coding sequence ATGAACGTCACCGTAAAGTTTTTTGCCCGTTACCGTGAAGCGCTGGGCGTGGATTCGGTGAAGGTCGAAGGCCAGTTCGCCACTGTCGACGACGTGCGGGCGTTGCTGGCGCAACGTGAGGGTGCTGACGTGCTGCGCGAGCAGAACCTGATGTGCGCGCGCAACGAAGACCTGTGCCAGCTCGACGAACCGGTCAGCGATGGCGATGAAGTGGCGTTTTTCCCCACTGTGACCGGGGGCTGA
- the moaE gene encoding molybdopterin synthase catalytic subunit MoaE, translating into MAIRVQSTAFDPGAEVNAMHDANVGVGAVVSFVGYVRDFNDGLEVAGMFLEHYPGMTEKALGKIATEAEQRWPLLKLEVLHRIGALEPGEPIVFVGAASAHRQAAFDACAFVMDYLKTRAPFWKKENTSDGPRWVEGRDSDHAAADRWKQ; encoded by the coding sequence ATGGCCATTCGCGTGCAATCGACCGCGTTCGATCCCGGCGCCGAAGTTAACGCCATGCACGACGCCAATGTCGGCGTCGGGGCGGTGGTGAGTTTTGTCGGCTATGTGCGCGACTTCAATGATGGCCTGGAGGTCGCCGGGATGTTTCTCGAGCACTATCCGGGCATGACCGAAAAAGCCCTCGGCAAGATCGCCACCGAGGCCGAGCAACGCTGGCCCTTGCTCAAGCTGGAGGTGCTGCATCGCATCGGTGCCCTGGAGCCTGGCGAACCCATCGTCTTCGTCGGCGCCGCCAGCGCCCACCGCCAGGCGGCATTCGACGCCTGCGCCTTTGTCATGGACTACCTGAAAACCCGCGCACCGTTCTGGAAGAAGGAAAACACCAGCGACGGTCCGCGTTGGGTCGAAGGGCGTGACAGCGATCATGCGGCGGCGGATCGCTGGAAGCAGTAA
- a CDS encoding ABC transporter substrate-binding protein, whose protein sequence is MKKFPLITGLALSLLACSSLFAAEKTLRIGIEAAYPPFASKTDKGEIAGFDYDIGNALCAQMKVKCVWIEGEFDGLIPSLKVKKIDMALSSMTINEDRKKSVDFTHKYYFTSSRLVMKEGAVVDDQYASLKGKTVGVQRATTTDRYATEVFEPKGINVKRYSNNEEIYMDLAAGRLDAIFADTIPLNDFLSMPRGKGYAFAGPELKDPKYVGEGAGIAVRKGNTELVSELNNAIDGIRASGEYQKISQQYFKSDIYGD, encoded by the coding sequence ATGAAGAAATTCCCCCTCATCACTGGTCTGGCCCTGAGCCTGTTGGCGTGCAGCAGCCTGTTTGCCGCCGAGAAAACCCTGCGCATCGGCATCGAAGCGGCCTACCCACCGTTCGCCTCCAAGACCGACAAAGGCGAGATCGCGGGTTTCGACTACGACATCGGCAATGCCCTGTGCGCGCAGATGAAGGTCAAGTGTGTGTGGATCGAGGGCGAGTTTGACGGCCTGATTCCTTCCTTGAAAGTGAAGAAAATCGACATGGCACTGTCGTCGATGACCATCAACGAAGACCGCAAGAAGTCGGTGGATTTCACCCACAAGTATTACTTCACCTCATCGCGCCTGGTCATGAAGGAAGGCGCGGTGGTGGATGACCAATACGCCAGCCTCAAGGGCAAGACCGTTGGCGTGCAACGGGCGACCACCACCGACCGTTACGCGACCGAAGTCTTCGAACCCAAGGGCATCAACGTCAAGCGCTACAGCAACAACGAAGAAATCTACATGGACCTGGCAGCCGGTCGCCTCGACGCCATCTTTGCCGACACCATTCCGCTTAACGACTTCCTGTCGATGCCGCGCGGCAAGGGCTACGCATTCGCCGGCCCGGAGCTCAAGGACCCGAAATACGTGGGCGAGGGCGCCGGGATTGCGGTGCGCAAGGGCAACACCGAGCTGGTATCGGAGCTGAACAACGCTATCGACGGGATTCGCGCCAGTGGCGAGTACCAGAAGATTTCGCAGCAGTACTTCAAGTCTGATATCTACGGCGACTGA
- a CDS encoding DMT family transporter, whose translation MDLIQRMNLSLATRPGVKIALATFFVILCWAYSPTGIHIGLLAYEPGHLALIRFLIASTFMAGVAWVAGISLPRLKDLPLLAVLGFFAVTLHHMAINYGQQGVSAGASSVLAQSTPLFSTLLAHFVFKQRVNRWQWICVLGGLLGAAVVVSSDRGLGDLDAHGLLVLLAALSWSLYFALQKSHAHRYNGLTMVCYTIWSGTALLLVYAPGLWSEVQSAPTSVNLAVLVLGIFPSALAYLAWAYVLAHSNVSRASISLYLIPPTAMLMASVVLAERPSFMVIVGMVIVLTSVLALNLQPSKVSGISSAVGLSRESPKSG comes from the coding sequence ATGGATTTGATTCAGCGCATGAACCTGAGCCTCGCCACAAGGCCCGGCGTAAAAATCGCCCTGGCTACGTTTTTCGTGATCCTTTGCTGGGCCTATTCGCCCACTGGAATACACATCGGGTTGTTGGCTTACGAGCCCGGTCATTTGGCGTTGATCCGCTTTCTCATCGCCTCGACGTTCATGGCCGGGGTGGCATGGGTGGCGGGTATTTCCCTGCCGCGCCTGAAAGACCTGCCGCTGTTGGCTGTGCTGGGCTTCTTTGCTGTCACCCTGCACCACATGGCAATCAACTACGGCCAACAAGGCGTCAGTGCCGGCGCGTCCAGTGTACTTGCACAATCCACTCCGCTATTCAGCACGTTGCTGGCGCACTTCGTGTTCAAACAGCGTGTCAACCGCTGGCAATGGATCTGCGTACTGGGTGGCTTGCTAGGTGCCGCTGTCGTGGTCAGCAGTGATCGTGGTTTGGGTGATCTGGATGCGCACGGGCTGCTGGTCCTGTTGGCGGCGTTGTCCTGGAGTCTCTATTTCGCCCTGCAAAAAAGCCATGCCCATCGCTACAACGGGCTGACGATGGTGTGCTACACCATTTGGTCAGGCACCGCGCTGTTACTCGTCTACGCACCGGGCTTGTGGAGCGAAGTGCAGAGCGCCCCGACTTCGGTCAATCTGGCGGTGCTCGTCCTGGGCATTTTTCCCAGTGCCCTTGCGTACCTCGCCTGGGCATATGTGCTGGCGCACAGCAACGTGAGCCGCGCGTCCATTTCGCTTTACCTGATACCGCCTACCGCCATGTTGATGGCCTCGGTGGTTCTGGCTGAACGCCCTTCGTTCATGGTCATTGTCGGGATGGTCATCGTGCTGACGAGCGTGCTTGCCCTCAATCTGCAGCCATCGAAAGTCTCGGGAATCAGCAGCGCAGTGGGGCTTTCGCGAGAAAGCCCCAAGAGCGGTTGA
- a CDS encoding LysR family transcriptional regulator codes for MELSQLRMFNTVHHLGSIARAAEVLHCVPSNITARLKSLERELGTALFSRDGRGLRITPAGEVFLDYTTKILGLADEARRALAPDSAPSGPLRIGAIESTATGRLPRLLAKYHELYPKVVLELSTGTWAQLLDDTQHRRLDGAFVAVNVERPGLQREVMYREDLILIASASHGPLRQAADLQGKAIFMWPPGCPYRFALEQWLLRHDQVQPIVSIASYGTIVGCVSAGAGVSLVPRGIYEQYCLSAGCQGYEFPELTSVDNLFYWHESAGRHPAREAFVKLLQAEFAGPGSLRLIPS; via the coding sequence ATGGAACTGTCCCAGCTGCGCATGTTCAACACGGTTCACCATCTCGGCAGCATCGCGCGTGCGGCCGAGGTGCTGCATTGCGTACCGTCCAATATCACCGCACGCCTCAAGTCCCTGGAGCGTGAACTCGGTACTGCGCTGTTTTCTCGCGATGGCCGAGGATTGCGGATCACGCCTGCCGGGGAGGTGTTTCTCGATTACACGACGAAAATCCTCGGCCTGGCCGACGAAGCGCGCAGGGCATTGGCTCCCGACAGTGCGCCGAGCGGTCCTCTGCGCATTGGTGCCATCGAGTCCACTGCCACTGGGCGATTGCCCCGGCTACTGGCCAAATATCACGAGCTTTACCCAAAGGTGGTGCTGGAGCTGAGCACTGGCACCTGGGCTCAATTGCTCGACGACACCCAACATCGGCGGCTGGACGGGGCGTTCGTGGCGGTGAACGTTGAGCGCCCGGGACTGCAGCGGGAAGTGATGTACCGCGAAGATCTGATTCTCATCGCGTCCGCCTCCCATGGGCCTTTGCGTCAGGCGGCGGATCTGCAGGGCAAGGCGATTTTCATGTGGCCCCCCGGCTGCCCGTACCGTTTCGCGCTGGAACAGTGGCTGTTGCGCCATGACCAGGTACAACCGATTGTCAGTATCGCCAGCTATGGCACCATCGTTGGCTGTGTCAGTGCCGGTGCCGGCGTCTCGCTGGTGCCCCGTGGAATCTATGAGCAGTATTGTCTCAGCGCAGGTTGCCAGGGATATGAATTCCCGGAACTGACGAGCGTCGACAACCTTTTTTACTGGCACGAGAGCGCAGGCCGGCACCCGGCGCGTGAGGCCTTCGTGAAGTTGTTACAGGCCGAGTTCGCGGGGCCAGGATCATTACGGTTAATCCCGTCTTAA
- a CDS encoding disulfide bond formation protein B, whose translation MSEETMRLGRERRYLVLLGIICLALIGGALYMQVVLGEAPCPLCILQRYALLLIALFAFIGAAMRTRRSITVLETLVVICALAGVGVAGHHVYTQFYPAVSCGIDVLQPIVDGLPLAKIFPLGFQVDGFCSTPYPPILGLSLAQWALLAFVLVVVLVPLLTVRNRKALH comes from the coding sequence ATGAGCGAGGAAACGATGCGTCTGGGCCGAGAGCGGCGCTACCTGGTGCTGTTGGGCATCATCTGTTTGGCGCTGATCGGCGGTGCGTTGTACATGCAGGTAGTGTTGGGCGAGGCGCCGTGCCCTTTGTGCATCCTGCAGCGTTACGCGCTGCTGTTGATCGCGCTCTTCGCGTTCATCGGTGCGGCCATGCGCACCCGGCGCAGCATCACGGTGCTGGAGACCCTGGTGGTCATTTGTGCCCTGGCGGGCGTCGGGGTGGCCGGGCATCACGTCTACACGCAGTTCTATCCGGCCGTCAGCTGCGGCATCGATGTGCTGCAGCCGATAGTCGACGGTTTGCCGCTGGCGAAGATCTTCCCGCTGGGCTTCCAGGTGGACGGCTTCTGCTCCACACCGTACCCGCCGATCCTCGGGTTGTCCCTGGCGCAATGGGCACTGCTGGCCTTCGTGCTGGTGGTGGTGCTGGTGCCGTTGCTGACGGTGCGCAATCGCAAGGCGCTGCACTGA
- the cyoA gene encoding ubiquinol oxidase subunit II, whose amino-acid sequence MSKNRYPRLLGLVPLLGTLLLGGCNMTLLNPTGQVGLEQRNLIITATLLMLLVVIPVIVMTFLFAWKYRASNTKATYTPKWNHSTKIEIAVWTVPVLIIIALGYITYKSTHELDPYRPIESDVKPVTIEVVALDWKWLFIYPEQGIATVNKIVFPAHTPINFKITSDAVMNSFFIPGLGGQIYAMAGMQTRMHLIADRNAEMDGISANYSGAGFTGMKFKAIATSQEDFDAWVSEVKKAPKQLEQAEYAALSKQSQNNPVELYSSVTPNLFQIIVDKYEGMKPGPKVKHEKKEKEVAATDMNSHSAAGAEE is encoded by the coding sequence ATGAGTAAAAACAGGTACCCCAGACTACTAGGCTTAGTGCCGCTGCTCGGCACGTTGTTGCTGGGAGGCTGCAACATGACCTTGCTCAATCCCACGGGCCAGGTCGGCCTGGAACAGCGAAACCTGATCATCACCGCAACGCTGCTGATGCTGTTGGTCGTGATCCCGGTCATCGTGATGACCTTCCTGTTCGCCTGGAAATACCGCGCATCCAACACCAAGGCGACCTACACGCCTAAATGGAACCACTCCACCAAGATCGAGATCGCGGTGTGGACTGTTCCTGTGTTGATCATCATTGCCCTGGGTTACATCACCTACAAGTCGACCCACGAGCTGGACCCGTACCGTCCGATCGAATCCGACGTGAAGCCTGTGACCATCGAAGTGGTCGCTCTGGACTGGAAGTGGCTGTTCATCTACCCGGAACAAGGCATTGCCACGGTCAACAAGATCGTGTTCCCGGCGCACACGCCAATCAACTTCAAGATCACCTCCGACGCCGTGATGAACTCGTTCTTCATCCCGGGCCTGGGCGGCCAGATCTACGCGATGGCGGGCATGCAGACCAGAATGCACCTGATCGCCGACCGCAACGCTGAAATGGACGGCATCTCCGCCAACTACAGCGGTGCCGGTTTCACCGGTATGAAATTCAAAGCGATCGCAACTTCCCAGGAAGATTTCGACGCCTGGGTAAGTGAAGTCAAAAAGGCACCTAAACAGCTTGAACAAGCTGAATACGCAGCCCTTTCCAAGCAGAGCCAGAACAACCCAGTCGAGCTCTACTCCTCGGTGACGCCGAACCTGTTCCAGATCATCGTCGACAAGTACGAAGGCATGAAACCAGGCCCGAAGGTCAAGCACGAGAAGAAAGAGAAAGAAGTGGCCGCTACGGACATGAACTCGCATTCAGCTGCCGGGGCAGAGGAGTAA
- the cyoB gene encoding cytochrome o ubiquinol oxidase subunit I, whose protein sequence is MFGKLSWEAVPFHEPIVMVTIAMIALGGLALFAGITYFKKWTYLWTEWLTSVDHKKIGVMYIIVAMVMLLRGFADAIMMRTQLAMATEGSPGYLPPEHYDQIFTAHGVIMIIFMAMPFFTGLMNLAVPLQIGARDVAFPFLNSLSFWLLVSGVVLINLSLGVGEFAKTGWVAYPPLSGLQYSPGVGMDYYIWALQLSGLGTTLTGVNFLATVLKMRTPGMKLMDMPIFTWTCTWANVLIVASFPILTATLALLTLDRYMDFHIFTNELGGNPMMYVNLFWAWGHPEVYILILPAFGVFSEVISAFTGKKLFGHKSMIYASGAISVLGFMVWLHHFFTMGSGASVNAFFGLATMLISIPTGVKLFNWLFTIYQGRLRFTSQVLWTLGFMVTFAIGGMTGVLLAIPGADFVLHNSLFVIAHFHNVIIGGAVFGYIAGFAFYFPKAFGFKLHEGWGKAAFWFWISGFFVAFMPLYALGFMGMTRRLNATTNPEWVPYLYVAMFGAVMIAVGIACQLIQLYVSVRDRKKPENMCEHGDPWNAHTLEWSTSSPPPFYNFAVLPKADCVDPFTEAKENGTAYKVPAKYEPIHMPNNTATGVVMGALLTVFGFAMIWHIWWLAIASLVGTVVYFAIHAARDDQGYMVPVDVIERIEAEQHKRLVAAGKIPATATRVETSLEQA, encoded by the coding sequence ATGTTTGGTAAATTAAGTTGGGAAGCGGTGCCGTTCCACGAGCCGATCGTGATGGTGACCATCGCCATGATCGCGCTCGGTGGTCTGGCACTGTTCGCGGGTATCACTTATTTCAAGAAGTGGACCTATCTGTGGACCGAGTGGCTGACGTCGGTCGACCACAAGAAAATCGGCGTGATGTACATCATCGTCGCCATGGTCATGCTGCTGCGCGGCTTTGCCGACGCCATCATGATGCGTACCCAGCTGGCCATGGCCACCGAGGGTTCGCCTGGCTACCTGCCACCTGAACACTATGACCAGATCTTCACCGCCCACGGTGTGATCATGATCATCTTCATGGCGATGCCATTCTTCACCGGCCTGATGAACCTTGCAGTGCCGCTGCAGATCGGCGCGCGTGACGTTGCCTTCCCGTTCCTGAACTCCCTGAGCTTCTGGCTGCTGGTTTCCGGCGTGGTGCTGATCAACCTTTCCCTGGGCGTCGGCGAATTCGCCAAGACCGGTTGGGTTGCCTATCCGCCGCTGTCGGGCCTGCAATACAGCCCGGGCGTGGGGATGGATTACTACATCTGGGCGCTACAGCTATCGGGCCTGGGTACGACGCTGACGGGGGTCAACTTCCTGGCCACCGTGCTGAAAATGCGTACCCCTGGCATGAAGCTGATGGACATGCCGATCTTCACCTGGACCTGCACCTGGGCCAACGTCCTGATCGTGGCTTCGTTCCCGATCCTGACCGCTACCCTGGCACTGCTGACGCTTGACCGTTACATGGATTTCCACATTTTCACCAATGAACTTGGTGGCAATCCAATGATGTACGTCAACCTGTTCTGGGCCTGGGGCCACCCTGAGGTTTACATCCTGATCCTGCCGGCATTCGGCGTGTTCTCGGAAGTCATCTCGGCCTTCACCGGCAAGAAACTGTTTGGCCACAAGTCGATGATCTACGCTTCGGGCGCGATCTCGGTACTGGGCTTCATGGTTTGGCTGCACCACTTCTTCACCATGGGTTCGGGTGCCAGCGTCAACGCCTTCTTCGGCCTGGCGACGATGCTGATTTCCATCCCGACGGGTGTGAAACTATTTAACTGGCTGTTCACCATCTACCAGGGCCGTCTGCGTTTCACCAGCCAGGTGCTGTGGACCCTGGGCTTCATGGTGACCTTCGCCATCGGCGGCATGACCGGCGTACTGCTGGCCATCCCGGGTGCTGACTTCGTTCTGCACAACAGCCTGTTCGTGATCGCGCACTTCCATAACGTGATCATCGGCGGCGCGGTATTCGGCTACATCGCAGGTTTCGCCTTCTACTTCCCGAAAGCGTTCGGCTTCAAGCTGCACGAAGGTTGGGGCAAGGCAGCGTTCTGGTTCTGGATCTCGGGCTTCTTCGTCGCGTTCATGCCGCTCTATGCACTGGGCTTCATGGGCATGACCCGTCGTCTGAACGCCACTACCAACCCTGAGTGGGTGCCGTACCTGTACGTCGCCATGTTCGGTGCGGTGATGATCGCCGTCGGTATCGCCTGCCAACTGATCCAGCTGTACGTCAGTGTGCGTGACCGTAAGAAGCCAGAGAACATGTGCGAACACGGTGACCCGTGGAATGCCCACACTCTGGAATGGTCGACCTCGTCGCCACCACCGTTCTACAACTTCGCCGTGCTGCCAAAAGCCGACTGCGTCGATCCGTTCACCGAAGCCAAGGAAAACGGCACTGCGTACAAGGTTCCGGCCAAGTACGAGCCGATCCACATGCCAAACAACACCGCTACCGGTGTGGTCATGGGTGCTCTGCTGACCGTGTTCGGTTTCGCAATGATCTGGCACATCTGGTGGCTGGCGATCGCGAGCCTGGTAGGCACTGTCGTCTACTTCGCGATCCACGCCGCCCGTGATGATCAAGGCTATATGGTGCCGGTCGACGTGATCGAGCGCATCGAAGCCGAGCAGCACAAGCGTCTGGTAGCGGCAGGGAAAATCCCGGCCACCGCCACCCGTGTTGAAACCTCGTTGGAACAGGCTTAA
- a CDS encoding cytochrome o ubiquinol oxidase subunit III, with protein sequence MSNLVTNVGHAHGDHGHDDHHHDSGEMTVYGFWLYLMTDCILFASIFAVYAVLVNNVAGGPSGHDIFELPYVLGETALLLFSSITYGFAMLAFYRGNKKQVLGWLAMTFLFGLGFIGMEVNEFHLLISEGYGPSRSGFLSGFFTLVGTHGLHVTSGLIWMAIMMYQVNKHGLTSTNKTRLSCLSLFWHFLDVVWICVFTVVYLMGTM encoded by the coding sequence ATGTCGAACTTAGTGACCAATGTTGGACACGCCCATGGTGACCATGGGCACGATGACCACCACCACGACTCGGGCGAGATGACCGTATACGGTTTCTGGCTCTACCTGATGACCGACTGCATTCTGTTTGCGTCGATCTTCGCGGTGTACGCGGTACTGGTTAACAACGTAGCGGGTGGCCCGTCGGGCCACGACATCTTCGAACTGCCTTACGTACTGGGCGAAACCGCCCTGCTGCTGTTCAGTTCGATCACCTACGGCTTCGCCATGCTGGCGTTCTACCGTGGCAACAAGAAGCAGGTCCTGGGCTGGTTGGCCATGACCTTCCTGTTCGGCCTGGGCTTCATCGGCATGGAGGTCAACGAGTTCCACCTGCTGATCTCCGAAGGCTACGGCCCTAGCCGCAGCGGCTTCCTGTCCGGGTTCTTCACTCTGGTCGGCACCCACGGTCTGCACGTGACCAGCGGCCTGATCTGGATGGCGATCATGATGTACCAGGTCAACAAGCATGGCCTGACGTCGACCAACAAGACCCGCCTGAGCTGCCTGAGCCTGTTCTGGCACTTCCTGGACGTCGTGTGGATCTGCGTATTCACCGTTGTTTACCTGATGGGGACTATGTAA